A part of Spirochaetota bacterium genomic DNA contains:
- a CDS encoding PIN domain-containing protein — protein MYITPIQIAEVRAGMKDRERRKTEELLDAFPVQEIDAAVGAGAGDILRRYAPSHGVTLADALIAGTAMRHRMKLWTLNRNHYPGMGDDDFID, from the coding sequence ATGTATATAACCCCCATCCAGATAGCCGAGGTACGCGCCGGCATGAAAGACAGGGAACGCCGGAAGACCGAAGAACTCCTCGACGCGTTTCCGGTCCAGGAGATTGACGCGGCCGTGGGCGCCGGTGCGGGCGATATCCTCCGGCGCTACGCCCCCTCGCACGGGGTCACCCTGGCGGACGCCCTCATCGCCGGCACCGCGATGCGTCACCGCATGAAATTGTGGACGCTGAACAGAAATCATTATCCCGGCATGGGGGACGATGATTTTATCGATTGA